CAAAAATGCCCATGAAGGCTGTTATATTTGGCGGTGCTGGTATAGGTAGTAATAATTTTGTAAAGATAAAACCTACAATCATACCTGCAATTAATGACATGATTATTTCTCTTATGTTTCCCATATAATTTCCCCCGTTAGAAAAAATTTCTTGTTGTCTTAAAAGACAAC
The Caloramator mitchellensis genome window above contains:
- a CDS encoding XapX domain-containing protein; translated protein: MGNIREIIMSLIAGMIVGFIFTKLLLPIPAPPNITAFMGIFGVWLGAVLVDNLGRIKS